In Leisingera sp. NJS204, the DNA window CCGGCAAAACCACGCTGTTCCGGCTGATCCGCAATGAGCTGTCGCTGGAATCCGGCGCCATTTCACTGCCCAGCAAAGCGCGGATCGGCGGCATTGCCCAGGAAGCGCCATCCTCCAACGTGTCGCTGATCGATACGGTGCTTGCCGCGGACACTGAACGCGCCGAATTGATGGCCGAGTCCGAGACCGCGCAGGATCCCGGACGGATTGCCGAAATTCAAACCCGGCTTTCAGATATCGACGCATGGTCGGCCGAGGCACGTGCCGCTGCCATCCTCAAAGGTCTCGGGTTTGATTTTGCCGCCCAGCAACGCCCTTGCTCCGACTATTCGGGCGGCTGGCGGATGCGGGTGGCCCTGGCTGCGGTGCTGTTTTCACAGCCTGACCTCTTGCTGCTGGACGAACCTACCAACTACCTGGACCTTGAGGGCGCGCTGTGGCTTGAGGCCTATCTGGTCAAATACCCGCACACCGTGATCATCATCAGCCACGACCGCGAGCTGCTGAACCGCTCGGTGAACGGCATTCTGCACCTCGAAGAGCTGGGCCTGACCTATTACTCCGGCAACTATGACCAGTTCGCCCGTCAGCGCGCCGCCAACCGGGCCAATCAGGCCGCACAGGCCAAGAAACAGGACGCCCGCCGCGCCCATCTGCAGGCCTTTGTCGACCGGTTCAAGGCCAAGGCGAGCAAAGCCAAACAGGCGCAAAGCCGGGTCAAGATGCTGGAGAAGATGGAGACCATCCGCGCACCCGAAGACGCCGCGCGCACCGTTTTCACCTTCCCCGAACCCGAGGAGCTGTCGCCGCCGATCATCGCGACCGAGGGCGCCTCGGTCGGCTATGACGGCACCCCGATCCTCAGTCGGCTGGATCTGCGCATTGATCAGGACGACCGTATCGCGCTGCTTGGCAAGAACGGAGAGGGCAAATCCACCCTGTCCAAAATGCTGTCAGGCCGTCTGGATGTGATGGCCGGCAAGATGACCCAGTCCGGCAAGCTGCGGATCGGTTTTTTTGCCCAGCACCAGGTGGATGAGCTGCACATTGACGAAACGCCGCTGCAGCATTTGCAGCGCGAACGCCCGAACGAAGGCCAGGCCCGCCTGCGCGCCCGGCTGGCCGGGTTCGGACTGGGGTCGGATCAGGCTGATACCGAGGTCGGCCGTCTCTCCGGCGGGCAGAAGGCGCGGCTGTCGCTGCTGCTGGCCACCCTGCCCGCTCCGCATCTGCTGATCCTCGATGAACCGACCAACCACCTGGACATCGAAAGCCGCGAGGCGCTGGTCGAAGCGCTGACCGCCTATTCCGGCGCGGTCATTCTGGTCAGCCATGACATGCACCTCCTTAGCCTGGTCGCGGACCGGCTGTGGCTGGTGTCCGGCGGCACAGTGAAACCGTTTGAGGGCGATCTGCCGGCCTACCGCGATCTGCTGCTGACGCGCGACAAACCCGCAGGCAAATCCAAGACCAAGGCCAAGGCCGAAAAACCAAAGCGCCCCAGCCGCGAAGCCATTCAGGCCCTGCGCGCCGAGGTCCGCAAAGGTGAGGCGCGCCTGGAAAAAGTCAGCGAAATGCGCGACAAGCTGGCCAAAAAACTGGCAGACCCTGCTCTTTATGACGATGGACGCAAAGACGAAGCCATTGTCTGGCAGCGCAAATATGCCGAAGTCATGGAAGCCCAGGACCGCGCCGAGGAGCTGTGGCTGAAAGCGGTGGAGAAACTGGAAAAAGCAGAGGCGCAATGATCGACACGGCCTTTCTGATCACCTCATTTGTCACGTTGTTTGTCATCGTTGACCCGATTGGGCTGACACCGATCTTTCTGGCGCTGACACAGGGCATGACGCCCGCACAGCGGCGTGCGATTGCCCTGCGTTCGACCATCACCGCAGCAATTCTGCTTGCGCTGTTTACGGCACTTGGCGAAGCGGTGCTTGGCTTTGCAGGCATTTCCATGGCTGCCTTCCGCATTGCCGGGGGTGTGCTGTTGTTCCTCACTGCGCTTGATATGCTGTTTGAACGCCGCAACAAGCGGCGCGAAGACCGCAGCGAAGAGGATGATTTTGACGACCCGTCCATCTTCCCGCTGGCGATCCCGCTGATTGCAGGCCCCGGCTCCATCGCCACTGTCATCCTGCTGGCGGGGCAGCAGCCTGGCATTGCAGGCTTTGCCATGGTGATGGGCGTGGTGGTCGCAGTGCTGGCGATCCTCTTGGTGATGTGCCTGTTTTCCGGCCTGTTCGAACGCTTGCTGGGCAAGACCGGCATCACCGTTGTGACCCGCCTTCTGGGCATGCTGCTGGCGGCGCTTTCTGTCCAGTTCGTGCTCGACGGACTGCGCGCTTTTGGATTTGCAGGCTAGCATAACGCCCCGGCCCGCCTACATTATATTCAGGAGGTGCGCAGATGGGCGAGTTTGAGATCGGGCGGGTTATCTATCTGGTTGTCCTGCTGGTTGCAGTGGGATCCTGGGTCTTTGTGCAGAACCGCCAATCCATCGGCAAGACACTGCAGATGTTTGCGGTCTGGGGATTTATCTTCCTTGGTGTGATCGCCTCTTACGGGCTGTGGGAGGACATTCGCCAAACCGTGCGCCCGCAGCAAAGCGTGGCGGTGGAGGCCGGACGGGTCGAAGTGCCGCGCGCGCCGGACGGGCATTATTATCTGACCCTTGAGGTGAACGGCGCTGCCGTCCCGTTCCTGGTAGACACCGGCGCCAGCGAAGTCGTGCTGAACGCGCGCGATGCAGAGCGTGCCGGCATTGACACCGGCAGCCTCGCCTATCTCGGCCGCGCCCGCACCGCCAATGGTGAGGTGCGCACAGCCTCGGTCTGGATCGAAGAAATGTCGCTGGGCGGCATCACCGACACGGATGTGCGTGTTTGGGTTAACCAGGGCGAGCTGGAGCAATCCCTTTTGGGCATGGGCTATCTGCAGCGCTGGTCCAGCATCGAAATCCGCAATGGCGCATTGGTGCTGACCCGCTGATCATGCGCCTTGCGGCGCAGGCCTCCGGCAGGGGTATTTCGAACCAGAAAGAAGCCAAGGCACCTTTCTTCCTTTGGCCAAGAGGGGCAGCGCCGCTGCGCTGCGATCACCCTTTGTCCGGAACCGGCAGAATGAAGCCGTTGATCGGATAGACCCGCCCGTAGGCCCCCGGATTGCTTTCCAAGCGAACGGCGGACCAGTCGTTTGCTGCAGACACGTCAATTACCGCCATGCCCAGCGACACCTTGTTGCGGCGCCAGTTGGCGTGATTGATCCGGATCCGGCGCGAATCCTCCACCTTGGAGACCACTGCCACATGGCCCAGCGGATTGGAGCGGGTCGCCCGGAACGCCATCACCGCGCCGGTTTGCGGCTGCTGGCCGCGGCTGAACTGTCCTTTGGCCTGTGCCCACCAGGTTTTGGCATTGCCGAAAATCTCAATCCCGCTGGCATTGCGGGCAAAGGGCACGCACCAGACACGGCTCCCTCTGGATTGCAAAGACTGGACTTCCTGAACCGCGTATTCCAGACGCGCGGCCTCAGCCTCGGCCCGGGCCACCGATCCGCCTTGAATATCACCGCAATTGGCAAGGAACAGCAGCCCAGCCCCAACAATCGGCAGCAGCCGCGCCCGACGGAACGCATGTGATACTTTCATCTGTCCCCCAGTGTCCTGGTCTTTTGTTCTGATCTTTTGACCCGGAGGATTACTGCGGCAGCGCCTTTTGCGCGAGCATTTCCTGCCAAGCTGAAACAAATCTGAAGGATATTGGCAAAATCCCGCCGATACCGCGGGTTAACAGGCCGGTTTCCCGGCCTATTTCTCGGCCTTCTTCTCCCAACGCCCGCCCTCTTCGGACCAGTATTGGGCGGAACAGCCAGCATCTGTCAGTGACTTCCACTGGCTGCGGGCGTGCTGCACAGCTTGCGGATCTGTGCCGTCGAACAGAATACAGACACGGCTCAGCGCCTGCACCTCATCGGCGCTGACTGCGGCGCCCTCCACCGCCATCACACAGTCCGGGGTATTGGCGGCCTCAGGCCCGGCGGTAAGCAGAACCGGCTGCAGCGCGTCGTGGGGGCCGCCCGCCAGGCCATGGGGCAGAAAGCTGTCCTCTGCCCCCAGCCACAGACGGTCATCCAGCCAGGCCATGCGCTCGGGGTCGCGCCCGCGCACCGCAATGCGCCAGCCCGCCCCGCGCGCCTTGTCCAGAAGGACCGGCAAGGTCTCCTCCAGCGGCCTGCGCGTCAGATGATAGAAATAGGCAGCCCCCATGAACGCTTATTCCGCCTCGAACTTATCCGCGACCAGACGGTTCAGCGCCATCACGCCCCAACCGGTGGCGCCTTTGGGCGCATAGTCCGTGTCCGCCTTGACCGAGGCCACACCGGCAATGTCCAGATGGATCCAGGGCATATCGTCCTTGATGAACCGCTGCAGGAACTGCGCTGCGGTGATGGAGCCCGCCGGGCGTCCGCCGATGTTTTTCATATCGGCAATCCGCGATTTCAGTTGTTCGTCATAGGCCTTGCCCAACGGCATCCGCCAGGCGCCTTCATCCTCGGAGCGCGCGGCCTTCAGGAAGGCATTGCACAGATCGTCATCGTTGGAGAATACGCCGGCATTTTCATGCCCGAGGCCAATAATGATCGCGCCGGTCAGGGTCGCCAGATCGATAACACCCGCAGGTTTGAACCGCTCCTGCGCGTACCACAGCACATCACACAGAACCAGACGGCCCTCGGCGTCGGTGTTGATGATCTCAACCGTGTCGCCCTTCATCGACTTCACCACATCGCCCGGACGGGTGGCATTGCCCGAGGGCATGTTTTCCACAAGGCCGACCAGCCCGACCACATTGGCCTGGGCTTTGCGCAGCGCCAAGGCCTTCATCGTGCCGGCTACAACGCCCGCGCCGCCCATGTCCATGGTCATGTCTTCCATGCCGCCCGCAGGCTTCAGCGAGATGCCGCCGGTATCAAACACCACGCCCTTGCCGACCAGCGCCAGCGGGGCTGCGTCCTTGGCGCCGCCTTTCCAGTGCATCACCGCCACTTTGGAGGGGCTGTCAGAACCTTGGCCAACACACAACAGCGTGCGCATGCCCAGCTTTTCCAGGTCCGCCTCTTCCAGGACCTCAACCTCAAGGCCGATCTCACTCATTTCTTCGATGCGGCGGGCGAATTCGGTGGTGGTCAGCACATTGGCAGGCTCATTGACCAGATCCCGGGTCATGTGAACGCCTTCGGCCACCGCCAGCAACGGTGCGCAGGCGGTCTCCAGATCGGACGGCATCTTGGAAGCGATCACCACCTCGCCTTCAGGCTTGTCTTCGGCGGGGGTCTTATGGTCATCAAAGCCATAGTCGCGCAGCGCCAGCCCCATGGTGAGGTCAGCAGCCTTGTTCATGCTGCCGGCCATCACCGTCAGCCGCTTGCCCGCTGCCGCCTTGGCCAGTTTTGCACCCGCTTGGCGTGCCTCTACCGGAGTCAGCTTGCGCGGCAGAACCAGCACATCCAGTGCCTCGGCCTGCATGCCTGCGGGCCAGCGGAGCGACACCACATCCCCCGCCTTGGCCTTCTTGAAGCCATCCGATTCGATCAGCCGGGCAATTGCGCCCTTGCTCAGCCGGTTGGCGGTGCGCGCGGCCTGATCCATGCTGCCCTCGGGCGTGACCATCACCGCCACACGGCCGGTCATTTCCGGCAGCGCCTTGGGGTCGTATTCGGCAAATCGGATCGGGGTAAGGCTGCTCATTCTCGCGCGCTCCTGCTGGTTTCATATGGTTCTTGGCATAAGAGGTATCCTGCGCAGGGGCGCTTGGCCAGACCCGGCTTTGCGCCCGCTGCGGCCGCGATCTGCCGCCGAATGAGGCGCCTTGCGAGAATGCAGTTTTCCCCGCCCGGCAAATCCACTAATGTCGCGCAAAATCACAATGGTCTGGGGGGATCGGGTGTCACGCTACGACAGATACGTGCTGTCACAATATCTGCTCTTCTTCGGCTTTTTTGCGCTGATTCTGGTGGCCGTGTTCTGGGTCAACCGGGCTGTCGTGCTGTTTGACCGGCTGATCGGCAACGGGCAGTCTGCTTTGGTATTCCTTGAGTTCACCGCGCTCACCCTGCCGAACCTCATCCGCATGGTGCTGCCGATTGCCGCCTTTGGCGCCTCGGTTTGGGTCACCAACCGGCTGAACAGCGAAAGCGAGCTGACAGTGCTGCGCGCCACCGGCACCAGCCCCTGGCAGATGGCGCGGCCGGCCCTCGCATTCGGCGTCATCACGGCACTGATGATGTCGGCGCTGACCCACTATCTGCTGCCGGCGTCGATCAGCCAGTTGGAAGTCCGTGAAAGCGAAGTCTCCCGCAACATCACCGCCAAGCTGCTGAGCGAGGGCGATTTCCTGCACCCGGCAGACGGTGTTACCTTCTATATCCGCCAGATCGACCCGGACGGCACCCTGCACGACGTCTTCCTGTCTGACCGCCGCGACCCGGCGACCACGGTGACCTATACCGGCGCCCGCGCCTTTCTGGTACGCGACGAAGGCAGCGCGCATCTGATCATGGTAGAAGGCATGGCGCAGCGGCTGGACAATCAGACGCAACGGCTTTCGACCACGTTCTTCTCGGATTTTTCGTATGATATCAGCGCACTGGCCCGGAAGTCTGAAAACCAGTCGCGCAACATCCGTGCGATCCCAAGCCTGGAGCTGATGACAAGCACCCAGGCCATCACCCGCAGCGATGGCTACTCCGCAGGCGCCCAGGCCGAGGAACTGCACCTGCGCTTTGCCCGTGCCCTGGTCTGTGTGGCCGTCGCCCTGATCGGGTTTTCCGCGCTGATGCTAGGAACATTCTCGCGGTTCGGCGTGTGGCGGCAAGCTTTCCTCGCCTTTGTTGTACTGATCTTTGTCGAGGGCTTGCGCGGAGTTGTCTCGGAGCCGGTTTTGCAAAACCCCAGCCTGTGGCCGCTGATTTACCTGCCGACCTTGCTGGGGCTTTTGGTGGCGCTGATCTTCCTGATTTTGTCAGTCCGGCCCAAACGGACCCGGGCGGAGGCGCCCGCATGAAGCTTGATCTCTATTATGCGCGCCGCTTTCTGCAGTGGTTCCTGGTGATTGTTGCGGTGCTGATGACACTGGTGGTGCTGATCGACCTGAACGAACAGGTCCGCCGGTTTGAGGCGATCGACCTCAGCCTGCCGCAATTGCTTGGCCTGACCCTGCTGAACGTTCCGGCCGCCCTCAGCGAGTTCCTGCCGCTGATCATGATCCTGTCGACCATCGTGCTGTTTGTCGGCCTTGCCCGCAGCAGCGAGCTGGTGGTGACCCGCGCCATCGGCCGGTCCGGCATCCGCGCGCTGGCGGCACCGGTGCTGGTGGCCGCGGCAATCGGCGCCTTGGCGGTCACCATGCTCAACCCGATCGCCTCGGCCACCGCCAACCGCTATCAGGACCTGGCCGAGACCTATCACAACGGCGGGCCGTCGGCGCTGTCGCTGTCCGGCGAAGGCCTGTGGCTGCGCCAGGGCGGCGCCAGGGGCCAGTCGGTCATCCACGCCAAAGGCTACAGCGGCGACGCGGCGGATATCACTTTGCTTGACGTGTCGATCCACGCCTATACCAGTGCCGGCGGCCTGGTCCGCCGCATCATTGCCGACAGCGCCCGGCTGGAGGGCAGCAACTGGATCCTGTCCAATGCCAAAACCTGGCCGCTGGCAGCCGGCATCAACCCCGATTCCAACGCCGCCCGGCATGACGAGCTGCATTTGCCCACAACACTGACCACCGACCGGATCCGCGATACCCTGGGCACGGCCAGCGGCATCTCGATCTACGATCTGCCCTCCACAATCCGCGAATTGTCTGCCGCAGGTTTTACCACCAAACGCTACGAGGTCCGCTATCAGGCGGAACTGGCCCGCCCCCTGTTTCTTATCGCCATGGTTCTGGTCGGTGCCTCCTTCACCATGCGGCACGCGCGCTTTGGCGGCACCGGCCTGGCGGTGCTGATGGCGGTCCTTTTGGGATTCGGGCTTTATTTCATCCGCAATTTCGCGCAAATCCTTGGCGAGAACGGGCAAATCCCTGTGGCCCTGGCCGCTTGGGCGCCGCCCGCCGCCGCGATACTTTTGACCTTGGGACTGCTTCTCCATGCCGAAGACGGGTAAATTGCGCCGCGCACTGCTTCTTTCGGCTGTGCTGCCCTGGCTCGCCCTGACAGCCCCGGCGCCGCAGGCGCAGACCGCGGCGCTGCCTGATCCGGCGCAGCCCGCGATGCTGGTTGCAGATCAGGTCTTCATCACCCCTGACCGCACCCTGGTGGCCGAAGGCAATGTCGAGGCGTTTCAAGGCGATATCCGGCTGCGCGCGCAAAAGATAACGTTTGATCAGACCACCGGCACCCTGCAGATCGAAGGCCCGATCCGCATCGACCAGCAAGGCGATATCACCATACTGGCCACCGCTGGCGAGCTGGACCGAGACCTGCGCAACGGATTGCTGACCGGCGCCCGCATGGTGTTCCAGCAGCAGCTGCAGCTGGCCTCGCTTCAAATGACCCGGGTCAGCGGCCGCTACACACAGCTGTACAAGACCGCCGTCACCTCCTGCCACGTCTGCGAGGATGGACGCCCGCCGCTCTGGCAGATCCGGGCTGAGCGGGTGACCCACGACCAGCAGGCACGCCAGCTCTATTTCGAAAGCGCCCAGCTGCGGGTGCTGGACGTGCCGGTGTTCTATTTTCCGGCGATCCGCCTGCCTGATCCTTCACTGGAGCGGGCCAGCGGATTTCTGGTGCCTTCGATACGCTCCACGTCGAATCTCGGCACCGGGGTCAAGGCGCCCTATTTCTTCACGCTTGGCCCGCACCGCGACCTGACGCTGGCGCCCTATATCTCGTCCAGCACCCAGACGCTGGACGTCCGCTACCGCCAGGCCTTCCGCCGCGGCAGGATCGAATTCAACGGGGCCTACACCCGCGACGATCTGTTTTCCGGCGAAGACCGCGGCTACATCTTTGGCGAAGGCCAGTTCGATCTGCCGCGGGACTTCCGCTTCACCTTTGATGTCAAAGCGGTCTCGGACGACGCCTATCTCGAGGACTACGGCCTGCCGGAACTGGACCGTTTGCGGTCGGAGGCGGTGCTGTCCCGCGCCAAACGCGACAGCCTGTTCCGCGCCTCCCTGACCCATTACAAAACCCTGCGTACCAGCGAAGAGCAGGCAAACATTCCTTCTGGAATCGCGGAAGCCTTCTATCAGACCCGCCATCATCCCGCCCTCACCGGCGGCGAGCTGCGGCTGACCCTGCAGGGCCATGGCCACCGCCGCAGCTCCAGCATCGACGGCACCGCCACTGACAGCAACGGGCGTGACCTTGCGCGGCTCACTGCCGACATCGACTGGCGCCGCAGCTGGCGCCTGGGCTATGGCATCCTGGCGGAATGGGAGCTCGGCGCCGCAGCAGACGCCTTCCGCGCTTATGACGACAGTTTCTTCAACGAAGAGGTCACCCGCCTGACGCCGCGCACCGCGCTGACCCTGCGTCTGCCGATGAGCCGCCGCGAGGCTGGCGGCGCCACCCAGTACCTGGAGCCGATCCTGCAGCTGGGCTGGCGCGACGAGGGCGGCGGCAGCGTGGTCACCGAGGAAAGTCGCTTTGTAGAGTTTGACCAGGGCAATCTGTTGTCACTGTCGCGGTTTCCCTCCACCGACGCCCGCGAGGACGGCCTGACACTGGTCTACGGCGCCAACTGGGCGCGTTATGCGCCCACTGGCTGGCAGGCCTATGCCACCGTCGGCCAGGTGCTGCGCAGCGACGGCGATGACCGGTTCACCAAAAGCTCCGGCCTCAGCGGCACCTCCTCGGATTTCCTGCTGGCAGGCCAAATCAAATTCGGCGACGGGCTGGCCCTCTCCACCCGCGGCTTGCTGAACGGTTCACTGAACTTCTCCAAGGCAGAACTGCGCGGCGACTGGCGCACCAGCCGCTCCAGCCTTTCCGGCACCTATCTGTGGCTCGGCACCGACCCCGATGAAGACCGGGCCGAGGAAAGTTCGGAGCTGTGGGTCGACGGCAGCTATGATTTCACCCCCAGCTGGTCCGCCAGTGCCCGGCTGCGCTATGATATTTCCGACGCCCGCGCCACCCGTGCAGGTCTCGGCGTGGCCTACAGCAACGAATGCGTGACGGTCGACCTTTCAGTCAACCGCCGCTATACCTCAACAACAAGTGTTGAGCCGACAACCGATTTCGGCTTTACCATCTCGCTCAGCGGATTTTCCGTAAAGAGCGGCAGCAAACAGTACAGGCGGTCATGCAGCAAGACGTGAATACCCGGTTCCCGGCTCCTTTCCTTTCCCGTGCTCTCAAAACCGCAGCCGCGCTGGCGCTGGCCGCGGGGCTGTCCTGGACCGGCCTGCCGGCAGGAGCACAAAACCTCTTTGCCCCGGCCATCACCGTGAATGACGAGGTCATCACCCGGTATGAGCTGGAACAGCGCGCCCGCTTCCAATCGGCGCTGCGGGTGCCCGGCGATCCTCTGGCCACCGCCCGCGAAGAGCTGATCAACGACCGGCTCAAACTCGCTGAACTGGAGCAGGCCGGGATCGAACTGGCCGAAGAAGATATCACCGCCGGCATGGAAGAGCTGGCCGCACGCGCCAACCTGTCGCTGAACGAATTTCTCACCGCCTTGCAGCAAAGCGGCGTGGAGCCGCAAACCCTGCGCGATTTCACCAAGGTCGGGCTGGGCTGGCGGGAATACACCCGCGCCCGCTTCCTGTCCCGCGCCCGCCCCACTCCGGAGGAGATTGACCGCGCCATGGGCTCGGCCGGCACCGGCAGCGTCCAGGTTCTGCTCAGCGAATTCATCGTTCCGATCAACGAACAGAACGCAGCGCAGGTCGAAGAGCTGATCGAACAGGTCGCCCGGCTGAAAGGCTACGACAGCTTCTCAGCTGCCGCTGCCCAGTATTCTGCTGCCGCCAGCCGCAACGAGGGCGGACGCCTGCCCTGGATGCCGCTGACCCAGCTGCCGCCGCAGCTGCAAGAAGTTGCGCTGGCGCTGAAACCCGGCGAGATTTCCGAACCGCTGCCGCTGCAAAGCGCTGTAGCCCTGTTCCAGATGCGCGGCGTGCGCGAGGTTGAGGGCGCAGCACCGCGCTTCACCGCGATCGAATACGCTGCCTATCATGTGCCCGGCGGCCGCACGCCCGAAGGGCTTGCCGCGGCGCAAAAGGTGGTGGACAGCGTCGACACCTGCGAAGATTTCTATGGGCTGGCCCAGGGTCAGGACCCCTCGGTGCTGGATGTGCAAAGCCTGCAGCCGTCAGAAATCCCCCGCGATATCGCGCTGGAACTGGCCAAACTGGACCCGGGTGAGACCTCCACTACGCTGACCCGCAACAACGGCCAGACACTGATGGTGCTGATGCTCTGCGGCCGCACTGCCGACCTGGGCGAGGACAGCTCGCGCGAGACCGTGGCCAATGCGCTGACGGCACAGCGGATGGCCTCTCTGGCCGGCAGCTACCTTGAACAGCTGCGCGCCGACGCCCGGATCAACATCAAATGAGCTTATCCGGGCCGATTGCCCTTAGCTGCGGCGAACCCGCAGGCATCGGCCCGGAAATTGCCGTCAAGGCTTGGGACGCACTGCGCAGCTCTTGCCCGTTCTTCTGGATCGGCGACCCGCGCCACCTGCCTGCGGGCACCCCGGTCAAGGAAATCACCGCCCCGGCCGAAGCCGCCACAACAAGTACAGACAGCTTCCCGGTACTGCCTCTCGCCTTCGGCGGCAGCGCAGCCAAGGGCGCTGCCGACCCGGCCAACGCCGCTGGCGTCATCCGGTCCATTGAGACCGCAGTCCAATTGGTCCAGACCGGCAAAGCCGCCGCAGTCTGCACCGCCCCGATCCACAAAAAGGCGCTGATTGACGGCGCCGGCTTTGCCTATCCCGGCCATACTGAATTTCTGGCGTCCCTCGCCGGCCGCAATCGCGTGGTAATGATGCTGGCCAGCGAGCAGCTGCGGGTTGTGCCCGCCACAATCCACATCGCTTTGTCCGAAGTCCCTAAGGCCTTGACCCAGGAGCTGCTGCGCGAAACCCTTGAGATCACCGCTGCCGGCCTTAGCGGTCAGTTCGGCATCGCAGCGCCCCGCATTGCGGTCGCCGGGCTCAACCCGCATGCAGGCGAAGGCGGCGCCATGGGCCATGAGGAATTGGATTGGATCAACGCCCTGATCCGTCAGATGCAGTCGGAAGGCCTGAATGTCACCGGCCCGCACCCGGCGGACACACTGTTCCATGCGGCCGCCCGCACCCGCTATGACGCGGCGGTCTGCATGTATCACGACCAGGCGCTGATCCCCATCAAGACGCTGGATTTCGACCGCGGCGTCAATGTAACCTTGGGCCTGCCCTTCATCCGCACCTCGCCCGATCACGGCACCGCCTTTGACATCGCAGGCACCGGCCAAGCCAACCCAACCAGCCTGATCGAAGCCCTGAAGCTGGCGCAGCGGATGGCTGCCAGCCCTTGATTCTTCCTCGGACGGCAAATATCCCCGCCGGAGGCATGAAATCTCTGGCGCGCCGCCCGCGCCATGTCCCAAGGTACAGATGATATGAGCGCTATCGATAGCCTTCCTCCCCTGCGTGACGTGATCGCAACGCATCAATTGTCGGCGCGCAAATCACTGGGCCAGAATTTCCTGCTGGACCTGAATCTCACCGCCAAGATCGCCCGCCAAGCCGGTGATCTGACGGGCTGTGATGTGCTGGAAATCGGCCCCGGCCCTGGCGGGTTGACACGCGGCTTGCTGGCCGAAGGCGCCCGGCGGGTGCTGGCAGTAGAGAAAGACAGCCGCTGCCTGCCCGCATTGCAGGAAATCGCAGATGCCTATCCGGGCCGGTTTGACGTCATCAACGGCGACGCGCTGGAGATAGACCCGCTGGCGCATTTGACCCCGCCGATCCGCATCGCCGCCAACCTGCCCTATAACGTCGGCACCGAACTGCTGGTGCGCTGGCTCACTCCCAAGGAGTGGCCGCCGTTCTGGCAGAGCCTCACCCTGATGTTCCAGCGCGAGGTGGCCGAGCGTATCGTGGCCCTGCCCGGCTCCAAGGCCTATGGCCGGCTGGCAATCCTGGCGCAATGGCGGGCCGATGCACGCATTGTGCTGTCGTTGCCGCCCGGCGCCTTCACCCCGCCGCCCAAAGTCTCCAGCGCAGTGGTGCATCTGGATGCCCTGCCCGAGCCGCGCTTCCCGGCTGATGCAGCCATCCTGTCGCGTGTCGTGGCCACGGCCTTCAACCAGCGCCGCAAAATGCTGCGCTCCTCGCTCAAAGGCGTCTCACCGGTGATCGAGGACCACCTCAACGCTGCCGGCATCCCGCCCACCGAACGCGCTGAACAGGTGAGTCTTGAGGCCTTCTGCGCGCTTGCCCGCGAACTGGCCAAAGCCTGAACAGAAACGGAAAAGACCCCCGGGCAGTCAGCGCCGGGGGTCTTTTTGATTGCCGGAGCTGGCGCTGATTACTCAGCCGCCTCTGCCGGGCCTTCTTCGGCCTTCGGCTTGGGCTTGGCGCGCGGACGGGCCGGTTTCTTCGGCGCCGGTGCCTCGCCGCCTTCACTTGCTGCAGGCGCATCGGCAGCCTTGGCCGCGGGTTTGCGCGGGCGGGGCTTGCGGGCCGGAGCCTTTTTGGCGGGTGCTTCAGCCGGCGCTTCAGCAGATGCTGCCGACTGGCTTTCCGGTGTTTCCACCAGGCCGCTGTCGCCGCCG includes these proteins:
- the lptF gene encoding LPS export ABC transporter permease LptF, which produces MSRYDRYVLSQYLLFFGFFALILVAVFWVNRAVVLFDRLIGNGQSALVFLEFTALTLPNLIRMVLPIAAFGASVWVTNRLNSESELTVLRATGTSPWQMARPALAFGVITALMMSALTHYLLPASISQLEVRESEVSRNITAKLLSEGDFLHPADGVTFYIRQIDPDGTLHDVFLSDRRDPATTVTYTGARAFLVRDEGSAHLIMVEGMAQRLDNQTQRLSTTFFSDFSYDISALARKSENQSRNIRAIPSLELMTSTQAITRSDGYSAGAQAEELHLRFARALVCVAVALIGFSALMLGTFSRFGVWRQAFLAFVVLIFVEGLRGVVSEPVLQNPSLWPLIYLPTLLGLLVALIFLILSVRPKRTRAEAPA
- the lptG gene encoding LPS export ABC transporter permease LptG yields the protein MKLDLYYARRFLQWFLVIVAVLMTLVVLIDLNEQVRRFEAIDLSLPQLLGLTLLNVPAALSEFLPLIMILSTIVLFVGLARSSELVVTRAIGRSGIRALAAPVLVAAAIGALAVTMLNPIASATANRYQDLAETYHNGGPSALSLSGEGLWLRQGGARGQSVIHAKGYSGDAADITLLDVSIHAYTSAGGLVRRIIADSARLEGSNWILSNAKTWPLAAGINPDSNAARHDELHLPTTLTTDRIRDTLGTASGISIYDLPSTIRELSAAGFTTKRYEVRYQAELARPLFLIAMVLVGASFTMRHARFGGTGLAVLMAVLLGFGLYFIRNFAQILGENGQIPVALAAWAPPAAAILLTLGLLLHAEDG
- a CDS encoding LPS-assembly protein LptD; its protein translation is MPKTGKLRRALLLSAVLPWLALTAPAPQAQTAALPDPAQPAMLVADQVFITPDRTLVAEGNVEAFQGDIRLRAQKITFDQTTGTLQIEGPIRIDQQGDITILATAGELDRDLRNGLLTGARMVFQQQLQLASLQMTRVSGRYTQLYKTAVTSCHVCEDGRPPLWQIRAERVTHDQQARQLYFESAQLRVLDVPVFYFPAIRLPDPSLERASGFLVPSIRSTSNLGTGVKAPYFFTLGPHRDLTLAPYISSSTQTLDVRYRQAFRRGRIEFNGAYTRDDLFSGEDRGYIFGEGQFDLPRDFRFTFDVKAVSDDAYLEDYGLPELDRLRSEAVLSRAKRDSLFRASLTHYKTLRTSEEQANIPSGIAEAFYQTRHHPALTGGELRLTLQGHGHRRSSSIDGTATDSNGRDLARLTADIDWRRSWRLGYGILAEWELGAAADAFRAYDDSFFNEEVTRLTPRTALTLRLPMSRREAGGATQYLEPILQLGWRDEGGGSVVTEESRFVEFDQGNLLSLSRFPSTDAREDGLTLVYGANWARYAPTGWQAYATVGQVLRSDGDDRFTKSSGLSGTSSDFLLAGQIKFGDGLALSTRGLLNGSLNFSKAELRGDWRTSRSSLSGTYLWLGTDPDEDRAEESSELWVDGSYDFTPSWSASARLRYDISDARATRAGLGVAYSNECVTVDLSVNRRYTSTTSVEPTTDFGFTISLSGFSVKSGSKQYRRSCSKT
- a CDS encoding peptidylprolyl isomerase, with protein sequence MQQDVNTRFPAPFLSRALKTAAALALAAGLSWTGLPAGAQNLFAPAITVNDEVITRYELEQRARFQSALRVPGDPLATAREELINDRLKLAELEQAGIELAEEDITAGMEELAARANLSLNEFLTALQQSGVEPQTLRDFTKVGLGWREYTRARFLSRARPTPEEIDRAMGSAGTGSVQVLLSEFIVPINEQNAAQVEELIEQVARLKGYDSFSAAAAQYSAAASRNEGGRLPWMPLTQLPPQLQEVALALKPGEISEPLPLQSAVALFQMRGVREVEGAAPRFTAIEYAAYHVPGGRTPEGLAAAQKVVDSVDTCEDFYGLAQGQDPSVLDVQSLQPSEIPRDIALELAKLDPGETSTTLTRNNGQTLMVLMLCGRTADLGEDSSRETVANALTAQRMASLAGSYLEQLRADARINIK